From Diadema setosum chromosome 5, eeDiaSeto1, whole genome shotgun sequence, the proteins below share one genomic window:
- the LOC140228946 gene encoding muscarinic acetylcholine receptor M3-like, with protein MERIVTTVFQLDVNFVEEATTVAEEESISSKNFCADRFPDDQVVFDNETTGPQDSNPYSNELVIILSIAISVIIFLTVIGNFLVILSFFVSKNLQTYNNYFILSLALSDLAVGAVNMPLFAIALVTGRWSMGQVFCDIFTFLDHALSHVSVVLVTIISMDRCVALSFPFRHLKYWRRRSRALFLIAIGYFIPVVIWLPSTALWQYVYGSDLPSASIDTCEPRYLHSIVFSFMAPFLFLFIPFVMTTIFSLRIVVIIRSFHERKVRRTMRFNKPTEVDDSVTEKATRTGSMVVRKNGLKAEGDENIDKRQMDKNGMKE; from the exons atggAAAG GATAGTGACAACTGTATTCCAGTTGGACGTGAACTTTGTCGAGGAGGCGACGACAGTAGCTGAGGAAGAAAGTATTTCCTCTAAAAATTTCTGTGCAGACAGGTTTCCTGATGATCAAGTCGTATTTGACAACGAGACAACAGGACCCCAAGATTCCAATCCTTATTCCAATGAACTTGTCATCATTTTATCCATCGCCATCAGTGTGATCATCTTCCTGACTGTCATCGGAAACTTTCTCGTCATCTTGTCGTTTTTCGTCTCGAAGAATTTACAAACTTACAATAATTACTTCATTCTGAGTCTGGCCTTGTCCGACCTGGCTGTCGGAGCGGTGAACATGCCGCTCTTCGCCATAGCACTCGTGACGGGGAGATGGTCAATGGGACAGGTCTTCTGCGACATCTTCACCTTCCTCGATCACGCCCTCTCCCACGTCAGCGTCGTTCtcgtcaccatcatcagcaTGGACCGCTGTGTTGCCCTATCATTTCCCTTCCGACATCTTAAATACTGGCGACGTCGTTCTCGAGCTCTCTTTCTCATCGCCATCGGCTACTTCATCCCAGTCGTGATATGGCTGCCATCGACAGCCCTCTGGCAGTACGTCTACGGTAGCGACCTCCCCTCAGCTTCCATCGACACGTGCGAGCCTCGGTACCTGCACAGCATCGTCTTCAGTTTCATGGCAccatttcttttcctctttattCCCTTTGTCATGACAACCATCTTCAGCTTGAggatcgtcgtcatcatcagaAGCTTTCACGAAAGAAAAGTACGACGGACGATGAGATTCAACAAGCCCACAGAAGTAGATGACTCCGTTACCGAGAAGGCGACGAGGACAGGCTCGATGGTTGTCCGTAAGAATGGATTGAAAGCCGAGGGGGATGAAAACATCGACAAGCGGCAGATGGACAAAAATGGAATGAAAG AATAA